A window of Chitinophagales bacterium contains these coding sequences:
- a CDS encoding thioredoxin domain-containing protein: protein MAFKKEEEIIIEPRDVFVGNPEAPVTLMEFGEYESEACAKANEIVKQLLEEYEGKIRFNFRHFPQTMIHQRSMKAGEAAIAAAQEGKFWEMHNVLFQNRRSLGTTSLKLHSREAGVTDKKFLDHLVNGKFGWQVQDDLKEGIGLGVKEVPAFFINGAPLKGKPTFANLSKEIEAAIKKSKRKAPSRARA from the coding sequence ATGGCATTTAAAAAGGAAGAAGAAATAATCATTGAACCTCGAGATGTTTTTGTTGGAAACCCGGAAGCCCCGGTGACATTAATGGAATTTGGTGAGTATGAGAGTGAGGCTTGTGCGAAAGCGAATGAGATCGTGAAACAGCTACTGGAAGAATATGAAGGGAAGATCCGATTCAATTTTCGTCATTTCCCTCAAACCATGATCCATCAACGAAGCATGAAGGCTGGTGAAGCGGCGATCGCCGCGGCCCAGGAAGGCAAGTTTTGGGAAATGCATAATGTATTGTTCCAGAACAGGCGGAGCCTTGGTACCACCAGTTTGAAACTCCACTCCCGCGAAGCGGGTGTGACCGATAAAAAATTCCTGGACCACCTGGTAAACGGTAAGTTTGGCTGGCAGGTACAGGATGACCTGAAAGAAGGCATCGGTTTAGGAGTGAAGGAAGTACCTGCTTTTTTCATCAATGGGGCGCCTTTAAAAGGTAAACCCACTTTTGCCAACCTGAGCAAAGAGATTGAGGCAGCGATTAAAAAATCAAAGCGTAAAGCACCGTCCCGCGCGAGAGCGTAA